attttcttgttactgcatctctcatcttgtaaatcgctttgtgatggtggtccaccacgaaaggcgctatataaaataaagatgtttgATTTGGTGTCAGTTATATCCAAACATCAAGATGAAACATCAAGGTGAAGGCATTGGATTGGAAAGTCTTAATCTCTGaatatttatctatgtatttaatTGAAGGGTCTAAAAACAAGTATCTAAATGAACTAGCTGGTTTCCAGTGTTCACCTGCCGCAACGAAGAGTGTTGAAGGgataatgaataaatgaatacaagAATGAATACATTCAAATATTAATTACCGTATCATTAAATTTAAGTAATAATCGTCTCGTTTCATTAAAATGATGTAGCGGAACTATTTCAAGTAGAATTGTATACTATGTAAGTGATCCACGAGGTTGACTATCCAGCAGACTTCTTGGCAAAATTCCTTGGTCCTGACCATTTGAGGAGGTAAAACAGATATGCTAGAGAGGTGACAGACGATAACAAACACTGTTTTCCCTTAGTGGTAATGTAATTAGTTAGTTTGCGTGCTATTAGGCTATAGGTCTAAGTATTAACGTTTTGTCTCTGTACTTTTAAGATATACTACATTCCCAGTGTATCAGCCTATAGCCAATagataggcatatatatatatatatatatatatatatatatatatatatatatatatatatatatatatatatatataaacacaccatattttttataattttttttttttttttttaaatttaattctaGCATATTGTCTGTCTCTCCCACTTTGCAGCGGCTCTAACGCCCTTCACTGTGTCCCGGCGGATCGGACACCCCTATCAGAACAGGACCCCACCCAAGAGAAAGAAACCGCGGACCTCGTTCTCCCGGGTGCAGATCTGCGAGTTGGAAAAGCGCTTCCATCGGCAGAAGTACCTGGCCTCGGCCGAGAGGGCGGCGCTTGCCAAGTCCCTCAAAATGACCGATGCACAGGTTAAAACATGGTTCCAGAACAGAAGGACGAATCCGAAGGCGTTGactgccaaaaataataataataataataataataataataataataataataataataataataataaatgtaaacacATTGGAGTAGAGACGGGTTAAAAACGACCTTTTGTGACTAATAATTGCACACAAATAGCAGCCTGTGTATGCCCTCCTCTTTGATCgatctgtttatttatatattagacCGATGTGGTGGTTTAATGCAAGTTAATGTGTCAGCTTAGCAAAGAAAGTGACCCCATGTATGCTAACAAAAACTCACTAATGCTAATTTTCATAATATTACACACTAATATTCCTTCCTAATACTGTATGAACAGTAGGTATGTAGTTCTCAGTAGTTATATTTCAACACTTCTTATatgatgtttttaatatttattaaaacaaaaataattacttataaaaaaaaaagttttacataacGTCCATTTATAACCAATATAGACAAATAAATATTCTACAATAACCGATCTGATGTGTTTAAGACACCATTTAAACTGTTAAAACGCCTACACCAGTTAGACACGTGACAATGTGTTTTGTAGCACAAGCAGCGCAGAAGTGCCATAGTGTGTCCAACTGTAAACATCTGGTCAATAATACCTTTTAGATAATAGTATACAAATAGACAAGAGATTGTTACCGGTTGCGAATTGTATAGCCAGGAAGAAAATCAATAAGGctttcttttcctgtttttttttccccccgtctAACGGAAATATGACACAGAAAGTGTTACAGTGTAGGGAAATGCCCTGATCAAGATCCTGTAGATTTCAGTTGAACgattacatgttttgttttgttttggtttcattattAGGGTCCATCTTCTATTGTACATAGCACATGCTGCAGGTCTTTATAACAAAGCAGTAATATTTCTATTTGTAAGGTAGACTGAAAGCAAATACAATCACTTTGTTAATTATTAATACCGCCTATATAAACGCAAGACTTGTTTTTCCCCAAACAAAATGGGTATAAAACTGGaatcaaatctttaaaaaaaaaaaaaaaaaaaaaaaaaaaaaagccgtgaTTATTTCGAGTAGACGATGAAGCTCGTGGTGAATTTACCACCGTTTTAGGTCTTACTGTTCCTGGTAATTAATTTACACAGAAGGCTTAAGTGTCATCGCCTAAGTTCATGTGGGAAGCTGTGCATCTCCTCGGGTCTAAAGCACAGATGTGATGCAGGCTGCTCTTCTCGCGCGCACACAGAACCAGGCTGCTCTTCTGGCGCGCCCATAGAACCAGGTTAACCTGGGCTCACCTGCAACAGATGGTCGTGTTTAGATCTCGCCTTTTCCAATTCATTCACTCGGGTGACCCGGGGCGATGAGTCGTTAGCACTGGAACAGCTGCTACGTGTTTATTATTGAAGACTTCAGGCTCCCAACTGTCCCATTCCGAGCGAAAAATTATGAGCTGTGGATTTGAACTCCGTTCACATGGATCCAATTAAATGTTTGTCTGTGTTGAAATAAATAGACCTATTATATTTTGCAatatgtattttgaaaaataaaacgagaAAATAAAACCGTTTTTGTAAACAGATTGAAACATGCTGTTTGAAGGCAAGTTcacttaaataaacatatttagctCTATGAATAACCATAGTCGGAAGCATTAACATCAAACATAGGCTACAGCTGCTGGCTGGGgaaagtagaaaaataaataaaatacttctaTACCAACATCACTATAGCCTACCAGACtggttattgttgttttgatagATCTGAAACATTCCTAAAACCACTTTTGTGACCACAAATCACTTTTcatagaagtaaaaaaaataaataaataaataaataaaacctttttaaatggATTTGCTTGTTAAAACAGCTTTCCAAACGatgattaaaatacatttattactaTTAAATAAGCTGTCGTGAAAATTGTTATTCTATGGTAACTTGAAAATGATTTATATCCAATTTTTAAAAGGGGAAAAActgtttttagtaaaaaaaaaaaaaaaaaaaaaaaagataaaatataaaaaaataaaaaactatcgCGAAGTGTTAATACGAGCTAAATGTAGGCCTATATATCTCCcattatatttgttgtattatagaAGGTTGAATAAAATTGATTATGTAGTTCAAAAAGAAATAATCAGCTATCCAAAAAGTATAATTTCTAAACTAGGAAAAACTGTTGCCAGTTACCAGTATTAGCCTACTTTAAAACAATGCGGGAAGTTTACTGGCTACCAGCGGCTGTAGTCATAGGACAGTGCCAAACCTTACATGAATGCAATAATTGCATATGACCTATTAAACAACATGTTATGGCCTATATGAAATATGTCAAATTAAAACTGGTCGCTGCTGATTAAAGGTTTTCAAAATAGGCCATATTTAAATTTGATTGAACTCCATTCTACAATGCTgtcgcttaaaaaaaaaaaaacacacacaaaaaaaaaataataagttagcTTTTATCAAATtgaatattaatatacatttttaaacacatgcggtaggctactgttttttttttgtattctatctttgcactttctgtaaactacactgtatttaaatattcaactTGCACTGAAGCCCTGCAAATGTAAATCGCCTTGAATataggcgtctgccaaataaattaataataatctagAGATTCTTGAGATTTCGAACGGTTATCGGTTTATGCGTAATTGCCACTGAGATTCGTGAAgcaattttattgttttttttttgtttgttttttttaaggctgaTTGGTACAAATTATTTGGCGTGATTTTGCTGTTTTGAATGTTATTCTAATTCTGATTAGCAGGTCATTTAGCCTTTGTATGTGTCTTTTTTTAGGGGAACTAAATATCCTCACCTTTCTGTTCCCGGCATTTAAAAGACTGCAGACATGGAAATAAGAATAAACCAGATCGTGTGAACGTACGCGCCGCTTCCACACGCTCATTGGGAACACGAAACACTTGTTGCATTTGGAGCTTATATAATTACACTATACGTTATATACAATCAAGACATGTTACATCTAGACACCTTGATTTTAAGCAAAGGCAAAATAATGACTCGGTCGTAAAACATttgaggtattttatttttaagggttGCCGTctgtccctgttttccctggataGCCCAGGAGGTGTCCGGGAATTAAAAATATAAGATTTCCAAATAGATGTTAAACTTTTAACCAACTTCCGTTTCCGACCAGACAACGTTTTGTAAATCCCACTAGCCTGGTGATCAGGTTACAAAAAGCCCAGCCAGTCCCCTGCCTATAGTATGTTTACATTGCTGCTGCAGTTTTGAGTACAGATTATATAAGACTCATTTATGCGTTCTTCTTCTTTCCGTTGGACATGTATTGTTATGCTTTTTTCTTATTATTCGACCGAAGTATAAACAGAACTAAACTTtctctgatttttgtttttctgtatactGCACGTGTTCACTGTAGTACGCAGTTTTAAAATAGCTTATTTACGTTCAGTTTTGTAAGCGCAAACATATTcacaaatctatatttacacaaGTGCATACCATATAATTAGCGCATATAGGCTACGTAACTTCACATAAATGCTACTTTCATCTGTGGTTAACTCGCGTTATGCAGCTTGCCTGCCTGTAAGCCAGAATTAATTGCATTGCTGTTGCTTTTGAGTTTGATAGCGGGTgatacaaattatgtttttttcactAATCTGCTAATTTGTCTTGATAGAAAGATTATTAAAGTATCTGATGTCAAATATATACGATTTATAAACATATGATTAAAAAACATGTTCTTTATCGTCATCTTAATAAAAACCATTGTAGTCCTACAACACTGCTGAAATGGAATGTCTTTGATGTGGCGATGTTGGAATTTCGAGGGGGAAAATAGTGATTTCTCCTTTTGGGACCTATTCTCACTTGGTTTACGCGCTATTTATACCCTAGAAGAAGGGTTTATGCGCTGGAAGAAGCCCTTCAAGGTCATCGAGGTAAAACGGGTTATTTCGTATATGTTCTTATTTGACTTTAGTaagtgttgtaattctaattgttATGTATATTTAGTTAGCCAATCAGATCGccgaaaatgaaatgagaaccagtGACTGTAAAGAAAATAGTACGTACCATGATTTGCAATTTTTTGCCATGATTTGCaattattcttgatttttttaaagcatatttcatgactgaaattaaaataaagaccAGCCCCTAGGTTGgttactgtaaaatgaccagcccctacgTGCAACATGcctagttattttacatttatttagaacgggctttttttttaaattaattaattattttttttaatgtattctgatTGGACCAAATCAATACGTGGACTAAATGTTTGGATGTGTACTAAATAACGCATTCTTGACCATGATGGCCTTCAATAATCCACTGCACGACCTTAAATGATCAGCCCCTGCCTGGAAAATACGTGCTTCATTTACATttagaacatgtatttttatgtattctgattggccCAAATCAAcacgtgtactaaatatttgaaacacatACTAAATAACGAGTTTTTGAACCGAATGGCCAGCCACATTCTTCCAGCGCTTACATAGCCCATAAAGAAGTAAGACTAGGGCCCTTGGTTTGTCCCCTAGACATTCACAACTTTGTGTAAAGCGCCACCTTGTGGGGGAAAAAAGATATCGCAACAataaaggtaatgcaatacaattGACAAGCTAGTTTAGTACTATGTTTAATATTATGGATTAAGATATTGTTCTTAATTGATAAATCACTCTTATATAAATACCACTGTTTGACTACTGCCAACTGAGTGATCCTTACACTTTGAGTGCAGTGTTGATCAGGGGGGCACCACCaaaacagtataaataaataaacaatacataaataagtgTTGGTGTCTCTCCCCAGGAGACAGACTGCGGAGGAGCGGGAGGCAGAGAGGCAGCAGGCAAACAGATTGATGATCCAGCTGCAGCATGATGCCTTCCAGAAGTCCCTGAGCGACTCCATCCAGCCGGACCCGCTGTGCATCCACAACTCCTCTCTGTTCGCCCTGCAAAACCTGCAGCCCTGGGCAGACGAGAATGGCAAGATGCAGCCCGTTACGTCACTGGTGTGAGAGACGCCCCTCCGTGCAGACTCAGaaacaaaaactcaaatttaacaaaaaaaaaaaaaaaagaaatgtcggtttgtttttataaataaaacaattacaaaaaactgcATGATTTCAATGCAACCAAGACTTATAATCCAACCAATgacaaccccctccctcccatCTGCACCCAAAATGGGTCTCCGTAGATGGATCCCCTGAACCCACGCATTCTCACTCTGATTGCCAACACTGGAAGACTGCAGCCCCATTGAAAGCACGTGACCTGCTTGCCACATTTTCTCCACTCATCTCAATACAGGTTTTTAGGAGCACTGTTCAAACCAAACCTGGTTTTACTACAGGTCCTCACAGGCTCTCCCTGTGCAGCAAAGGAGACAGCGTTGcccagggaggagaggagaggagaggggaggtggTTGCAAAGAGATGTACCTGGATGGTTTCCTTCTTCTTTTCTCCTTAGGAAAGGATTCCCCTGATGAGCACAACAGCCGAGCTGCAGCATCTCGTTTAAAACCTGGGTGTGGATTCTAACACTTTAACAGTCAAGAAGGAatgtctgtaaattaaaaaaaaaaaaatctgtggtttGACTACAGATAAAGTATATTGGTAGTTAGGACAAATAACTGTGGCTAGGATGGATAGACTTTTCTTTGAAAGCAGGTTAGCTTCCCATGTCTGGAACTAGTTATGGTGCAGAATTCAAGTATTGATCATGTTGTTTAAGGTTATTGTGAGTACTCTGGAACTGCAGTTTAATGTCAGTGAACTTTGCCACCGCAGTACAGCACACTGCACTGGAAATCATGTTGAGACAAATGGCATTATGATAGCAATGTCACTGTGTGTGCATTGTATCTACAATTTAGACTCACTAGAAATATAGATAATATACATCTAAAGTGCAGTCTGTCTACACTCTGCAGATATTTGTCCAGCCCCAGtttaaaaaactttattattattattattattattattattattattattatgtatttattggaatTGATATGTGTTTAAGTTTcagatgacatttttatttaactatttttattaaattgttactatttgtatttaaagTTTAAGACAGTTATCAGCTTGTATCAGTGGGTTCAGTAAACACTCAGCCTTGCTATGTTCGTTCCTTTCCTTTCCTTGATCTGGGCACCACAGACTTAAAAGGCTGGAGGTACCCCAGCAATTTTTCATAATGGAACATGCTTACGAGAAGTTAGATGTGCTGAATATAAAGACAGCGATAAAAAAGAAGATGAATATAAGGAATTAGCAAATACTGGGAAATCACCAGAGGAGGTGAAAGACAAACTGAAGATATTTTGCTTCTTCTGGACAGATACGGAGTCCAGAGGTTCTTCAGGATGTCGTTTACCTCGGCTGGTCCACACTTGAGTTTTCAAAATGATTCCAATTACTATAGCAGCTGCTTTACTGAAAACAGGCACCATCTTAAAACTGCTTAAAATAATTGTCACTTTTCCATTGTGAGTTGGCACATTTAGCTACAGCAGTTCAGTTGTCAATTTTTTGTTGTCAACTAGAATcgataataaaaacaatgaattgcTTGGTAAAGGCCTGGTAAAGGCTAGAGCCACCAAAGGATGTGTGGAGTTCTTACCATTTAGTGCATGGCTACTGAGTTACTAttgacacatactgtatattatatgtCTATAAGAGCTCAAGGAACAAGGACAGGGATGAGAAAGTCAGTTACAACAGACCAGGTCAGCATAAAGCACCTGACGcggctttgtaaaaaaaaaaaaaaaaaaaaactttttgagcAATAGCACTCGTCCTAAAAAGTCACTTTAAATATTCCCAGAAGCTCTCGTCTCTCCTGTTCTTAAACTGCTTTATAACATCCCAGCCCTCTCAGGCTTCAATTCAATGTTATTTATGCCGCCTCCCCTGTCATAATAGCAGCTTTACAGAAGTACCAAATATTAAAACTAGGATGAGGATCTGTTTATCCTTTTTTGTAGTTATTTAGTTCTCCCTAAAGCTGCTACAATGAAAGCAATGCCatacttaaaaagaaaattgccAGCCTCAGTGAAATGGATACATGGTGACATAAGGTGGCGGCTCAAATGAGATTTAGAGTAGGACTTCTCCATTATGGTTAGATGTAGTATTGCTGGTTTtgagtttgaaaataaatcttttcGATTTAAggacacataaaaaaataaataaataaacagctttagGGTATTGTGAAAGCTGAGGGAAGTTCCAGAGGGTTATAAGGTTGGTAAGCTTCTCGTTCAGCTGAAACGAAGACGCAAGAGAACCATAAAGCATACATTTCCAAAAATGTCTTCAATCATCTTTATGTCAACATGGATATGCAGTGAAGTAGACCATTGTTTTCACTTCAGTTGATTCATGATCAGTTCATGCATTTTTTAGTGGCAATACAATGTTGCATTGATTCGTTTGTGTTTTCCCTGTAGATTCATTCAAAAGAACTGGTCTCCGAGACCCATGTTGTCAGCAATCAGGATGATCCCATGCTTTTACCCCTTAATTTCCAGTTTGAAACAGCTGTCTGTGCAAAGTCCACACCAAGTAACTACAAGAATATGCCGTCAATCTGCCTCCAGATTGAAAAGAGAATAGACATTTCTTAGTCGACAGTGgatctctttaaataaataaattttacttaaaataataataacttgaattAAATAAGATACAGGTCTTACAAAACTGTAGTGTTGTTAATTCCAGACCTTTTCTCATAATGTTGCTGGTTATAAAGCTCTTCCTTTCTCCAGTCTGCCTGGTCCTGGCTGGGGGATTGCAGTCAAGTGGATCAGGGCAGGGCAGCTGTTTGGCACCCTCTGTAGCGTTAGGAAAAATTGTCCTCTGTTTTTCTATCCTGGACTGTCCTGGGACAAGAGCTTGACCGCTGTCTGACAGCAAgataaaagaaatacagaaaatctttatttcattttgactttatttaaattttaaagtgtGCAGAGTTTTAAAGCCTTCTCAATTTGTGGCGTTgtcataaataaatgtattatactttgtatttgataaatatgtaaataaaaaagtttttttttctttaaaaataaagaactttgtgacatttttttttttttaggattaaaTATAACGGCCTAGCTGCTAAAGCTGAGGATGTGGGACAGGAGATCTAGTTGTTGAAGTCCTTCACATTTCTTAAGAACGCCCTGTGTGGACAGTCAGACACTGGCTTCAGTTCCTGTCGCTCTCTTACGTTTTACAGGCACTAAATTGCCATTCTTGCCCTATGAAGAGACAGACATGCAAATAAAGATAGACAAAGTGATTTGATGTCTTCTAGACCCCTCatcttaaaatagaaaaaaaaaacaagcagctgaAAAACAAACCCTGCATGGCGTTACTAGTTccatgaaagaaaagaaaaagatgctAATAAAATAAGCGCCTAGGCATGGAGTGTCTCTGCTCCACAGTAATGGAGTCGTTAAAAGCCTGGGCTGTTAACAGCCATTTGGAAATTATCCTTCCATTTGTTATCTCGAGTGCCCACAATCAGTTTTAATGACACGTATAATTCACATCATTCCAGTGAGTTCTGTCACCCCGAGGATAGCTCCGATTGGTCTCAGCGCATTCAAACCTTTTTACAGCACTTTTATTGATATTATGTTcataagaaggaaaaaaagaacacataggctccctctcactctctctccatctccgagagagagagagagaaaaacctCTGAACAAATCTGTAATAAAGCTGAAACACACTGCTTTTAGTGCAATGCAGATTTACGGCTCAGTATTTAATATCTGAGGGGGTTACAGGTCACTTCTTGAAGCTGCAATTTTAATGACAATATTATCCACCTCTGCCCAAAGATATTTAGAGAGAAACACAGGACAGCAGCAACACTTTGTAGTGAGTTTGAGTAGCAGTGGTTAGAGTGCTTAGCTGCAGTGCGGAAGGTAATGACTTTGAGTAGCTCAGGGGCTGCAATGTGGATGGCCGTAGGTTTGAGAAGAACAGTTAATAAAAGATTAGTTATAAATTAAGATTAAATTAGACTGTTAATGACAATGTACAGCTTGTCTTCCACCAACACCTGTGTGGAACAAGGGGAATGATTTTCAGATCCATTCcaataccccccaccccctcaatgcacgcacatacacacaacaATGTTCCATTTTGCAGCACACAGCAGGATAAGCACTTTAAATATCGTTCTAAAAGCCACATGCAAGTCCAGAGGGAAGAGCTAAGAGGATTATTATTCTCATCATCGTTCAATAGCTGATCAAGAGCTCCCTTTGGGGCTGCTGACAAATCACCACACAGCTGCCAGGGAGATGGGGCAGGAGTACTTGGTAGAAGGACAGATTAATGTCTTTCCACTGCCAGAGACCTGGGCTCAAATAAGGCTTAGGCCTCAAGTGATATTAGTGTGTTGGTCTCATGTTAGCCCTCATTGGACAGTTGTCATAAGTCCACTGCAAATATTATACTCTTTGATAGAACTCTCTAATTGTCATTCTCTGCACAGATCTCAGAGGCTGAGGTCTTAATAGATAGGGATGACAGTACCAACACCCCTCTCTATCTAGAAAttaaagcatgtgtgtgtgtgtgtgtgtgtgtgtgtgtgtgtgtgtgtgtgtgtgtgtgtgtgtgtgtgtgtatgtgtgtgtgcgtgtgtgtgtgtgtgtttcttcttctCTAcccaagaaatgtattttaaacatacactgtacatgaacatactgtatatctgtatgaatattatatttaaatactgtattaataaattatatactgTCTGAACCCAAATATAGCTAAACTTTGTACTGTATTACCATGAAACAACATTGCTGCTACTTTGAAATAACTGTAATTCAGCAGTGCCCCCTGTGGTACGGACAAGGGAAATGCAGTTTTATGTTTCAGATTTTTGAATGAATAGGGAGCTGGTTGTGAGCAGGGAGTTTAATCAcgcccacatacacacacacacacacaagaaataaTTGTGTCGTGTCACTGAAATGCCGATGAAAGTATATTTTAGACCTTTGTGTGTAGTAGGTCTCAATTGTGTTATATAGTTGGGTTCGTTCATGATagggaaaaaaataatgaaccCAATTGTCAACACTGTCATAGACTAAAGGGGCCTAATATTAATGAGAAACCTTATATAACTCTCA
The Polyodon spathula isolate WHYD16114869_AA chromosome 22, ASM1765450v1, whole genome shotgun sequence genome window above contains:
- the LOC121296958 gene encoding T-cell leukemia homeobox protein 3-like, with the translated sequence MDQAPSSTTQPPQTQHEPISFGIDQILSGSDPENSTQQSNTRGSDTIASSYHLGSPTSTTTAPYSLPGPFPGIGSPFEDSGCYSVNLSLAPAGVIRVPAHRPIPGAVPPPITSAMPTVPGFGSLNFPWMESTRRFAKDRFTAALTPFTVSRRIGHPYQNRTPPKRKKPRTSFSRVQICELEKRFHRQKYLASAERAALAKSLKMTDAQVKTWFQNRRTNPKAQTAEEREAERQQANRLMIQLQHDAFQKSLSDSIQPDPLCIHNSSLFALQNLQPWADENGKMQPVTSLV